Proteins from one Aureimonas sp. SA4125 genomic window:
- a CDS encoding fumarylacetoacetate hydrolase family protein, whose product MTPNDILPHDASQAVLVGRLYDPEVQGPSVVVLKGDRLVDMSALAATMADLLEAGDPVALLRDATGGKSWDLATVLAATPSDLSAPHLLAPCDLQAVKACGVTFARSMIERVIEERAKGDSARANEIREEIGRIIGGALSDIKAGSPEAAKAKEVLIKGGYWSQYLEVGIGPDAEVFTKAPVLASVGHGAEIGILPSSAWNNPEPEVVLAVDSTGRVRGATLGNDVNLRDVEGRSALLLGKAKDNNASSSIGPFIRLFDETFTIDDVRTAELTLTVTGPEGYVLEGRSSMKEISRDPLDLVGQTLSRHHQYPDGFLLFLGTLFAPTEDRDVKGQGFTHRIGDVVEIASPKLGRLVNTVTHSDKAPEWRFGIRDLMRNLAGRGLLSR is encoded by the coding sequence TTGACCCCAAATGACATTCTTCCCCACGACGCCAGCCAGGCCGTTCTCGTCGGCCGCCTCTACGACCCGGAAGTGCAGGGCCCGAGCGTCGTCGTTCTCAAGGGCGACCGGCTCGTCGACATGTCCGCGCTCGCGGCCACGATGGCCGACCTCCTGGAGGCGGGCGATCCCGTCGCGCTTCTGAGGGATGCGACGGGCGGCAAGAGCTGGGATCTCGCCACCGTTCTTGCAGCGACGCCATCGGACCTGTCGGCCCCGCATCTGCTGGCCCCTTGCGACCTGCAGGCGGTGAAGGCCTGCGGCGTCACCTTTGCCCGCTCCATGATCGAGCGCGTCATCGAAGAGCGCGCCAAGGGCGACTCGGCCAGGGCCAATGAAATCCGCGAGGAGATCGGCCGGATCATCGGCGGCGCGCTGTCCGACATCAAGGCCGGCTCGCCCGAGGCGGCCAAGGCCAAGGAAGTGCTGATCAAGGGCGGCTACTGGTCGCAATACCTGGAGGTCGGCATCGGGCCGGATGCTGAGGTCTTCACCAAGGCGCCGGTTCTCGCCTCCGTCGGTCATGGCGCCGAAATCGGCATCCTGCCCTCCTCGGCCTGGAACAATCCGGAGCCGGAGGTCGTGCTGGCGGTGGATTCCACGGGCCGCGTCCGCGGCGCGACGCTCGGCAACGACGTGAACCTGCGCGATGTCGAGGGTCGCAGCGCCCTCCTCCTCGGCAAGGCCAAGGACAACAACGCGTCCTCCTCGATCGGGCCGTTCATCCGCCTCTTCGACGAGACCTTTACCATCGATGACGTGCGCACCGCCGAATTGACGCTGACGGTGACCGGTCCCGAAGGGTATGTGCTGGAGGGCCGCAGCTCGATGAAGGAAATCAGCCGCGATCCGCTCGATCTCGTCGGCCAGACGCTGAGCCGTCACCATCAGTATCCCGACGGATTCTTGCTCTTCCTCGGCACGCTGTTTGCCCCGACCGAGGACCGCGACGTCAAGGGCCAGGGTTTCACCCACCGGATCGGCGACGTCGTCGAAATCGCCAGCCCCAAGCTCGGCCGCCTCGTCAACACGGTGACGCACAGCGACAAGGCTCCGGAATGGCGTTTCGGCATCCGCGACCTCATGCGCAATCTTGCGGGCCGCGGTCTCCTGAGCCGGTAG
- a CDS encoding SDR family oxidoreductase, which yields MPGRLDGRSALISGGATGCGGAAARLFAAEGARVTIVDRQDEAGAALADAIVAAGGQARFARADVSQRAEVEAAVAQASEAFGPPTLLFNHAGTIVVKPFLETTDEDYDGLMDVNVRSMFLMTRAVLPGMLAQGGGRIVCTSSISAVAATPMEVLYATTKGAVHMFARAIAVEFRDRNIRCNAVCPGFIQTAHGNREVEALSRLGVDVSDAAIAAAQGRMCRPEEVAEAALFLLSDAASFINGTHLFVDNGFTAV from the coding sequence ATGCCCGGACGACTGGACGGGCGCAGCGCCCTGATTTCCGGCGGCGCGACCGGCTGCGGCGGCGCAGCGGCCCGGCTGTTCGCCGCCGAGGGCGCGCGCGTGACCATCGTCGACCGGCAGGATGAGGCGGGTGCGGCACTGGCCGACGCGATCGTCGCCGCGGGAGGTCAGGCGCGGTTTGCGCGCGCCGACGTCTCGCAGCGGGCGGAGGTCGAGGCGGCCGTGGCGCAGGCGAGCGAAGCCTTTGGGCCGCCGACGCTCCTCTTCAACCACGCCGGCACGATCGTCGTGAAACCCTTTCTCGAGACCACCGATGAGGACTATGACGGGCTGATGGACGTGAACGTCCGGTCGATGTTCCTGATGACGCGCGCGGTGCTGCCGGGCATGCTGGCGCAGGGCGGCGGGCGCATCGTCTGCACCTCCTCGATCTCGGCCGTCGCGGCAACACCCATGGAAGTCCTCTACGCCACGACGAAAGGCGCGGTGCACATGTTCGCGCGCGCCATCGCCGTCGAGTTCCGCGACCGCAACATCCGCTGCAATGCGGTGTGCCCCGGCTTTATCCAGACCGCGCACGGCAATCGCGAGGTCGAGGCGCTTTCGCGCCTGGGCGTCGACGTCTCCGACGCCGCCATCGCGGCAGCCCAGGGGCGCATGTGCCGACCCGAGGAAGTCGCCGAGGCCGCGCTCTTCCTGCTCAGCGATGCCGCAAGCTTCATCAACGGCACGCATCTTTTCGTCGACAATGGCTTCACGGCAGTTTGA
- a CDS encoding D-arabinono-1,4-lactone oxidase — MEFEKGGHWRNWVGNQSCISRYKAAPTSEEQLVAMVREADALDLPIRVAGSGHSFTPVVGTGGLRLSLAGMSGILGREGNRVTVAAGTRIGDIGRALKGMGLSLANQGDIDTQAVAGAFSTGTHGTGATLGCLASQVSGMRLVQADGSILVVDGSDPELLAAAQVSLGTLGVISEMTLETMPAYNLHEKLWRDDFETCMERHDELAATHRHFGFFWCPMPESRYLYCLGDTADAPLTTTTNTADVCEMKVMDITEQPEMQSPFEKIAYSSDIYPIEYVPNFHELEYAVPVEHGKAAVRAVRELMLTKHTKCIFPIEYRFTAGDAAWLSPFYRQDSVTVSVSGHPGFDYWDFLRDVDAILRQFHSRPHWGKLHFLDTEDVTTLYPRADDFRALRRKLDPKGRFLNEHVRMLLG, encoded by the coding sequence ATGGAGTTCGAAAAGGGCGGCCACTGGCGCAACTGGGTCGGCAACCAGTCCTGCATCTCGCGCTACAAGGCGGCGCCCACGAGCGAGGAACAGCTCGTCGCGATGGTGCGCGAGGCCGATGCGCTGGATCTGCCGATCCGCGTCGCCGGCTCCGGCCACTCGTTCACCCCCGTCGTCGGCACCGGCGGACTGCGCCTGTCGCTCGCCGGCATGAGCGGCATCCTCGGCCGCGAGGGCAACCGCGTCACGGTCGCCGCGGGGACCCGGATCGGCGACATCGGCAGGGCGCTGAAGGGGATGGGCCTGTCGCTCGCCAACCAGGGCGACATCGACACGCAGGCCGTCGCCGGCGCCTTCTCCACCGGCACGCACGGCACCGGCGCGACACTCGGTTGCCTCGCCTCGCAGGTTTCAGGCATGCGGTTGGTCCAGGCGGATGGCAGCATCCTCGTCGTCGACGGCTCGGACCCGGAACTGCTCGCCGCCGCCCAGGTCTCGCTCGGCACGCTCGGGGTCATCTCCGAGATGACGCTGGAGACGATGCCGGCCTACAACCTGCACGAAAAGCTGTGGCGCGACGATTTCGAGACCTGCATGGAGCGGCACGACGAACTCGCCGCGACCCACCGGCATTTCGGCTTCTTCTGGTGCCCCATGCCGGAAAGCCGGTATCTCTACTGCCTCGGCGATACCGCGGACGCGCCGCTGACGACGACGACGAACACGGCCGACGTCTGCGAGATGAAGGTGATGGACATCACCGAGCAGCCGGAAATGCAGTCGCCCTTCGAGAAGATCGCCTACTCCTCCGACATCTATCCCATCGAATACGTGCCGAACTTCCACGAGCTCGAATACGCAGTGCCGGTCGAGCACGGCAAGGCGGCGGTGCGGGCCGTGCGCGAGCTGATGCTGACCAAGCACACCAAGTGCATCTTCCCGATCGAATACCGCTTCACCGCGGGCGACGCCGCCTGGCTCAGCCCCTTCTACCGGCAGGATTCAGTCACGGTCTCGGTCTCCGGCCATCCCGGCTTCGACTACTGGGACTTTCTGCGCGACGTCGATGCGATCCTGCGCCAGTTCCACTCCCGCCCGCATTGGGGCAAGCTGCACTTTCTCGACACCGAGGACGTGACGACGCTCTACCCCCGCGCCGATGATTTTCGCGCGCTGCGCCGAAAGCTCGATCCGAAAGGGCGGTTTCTCAACGAGCATGTGCGTATGCTGCTGGGGTGA